A single genomic interval of Mycolicibacterium holsaticum DSM 44478 = JCM 12374 harbors:
- a CDS encoding alpha/beta hydrolase, which translates to MQYRLDPDAAARVAAFGTVAPMRERGLAEVRRTLESAPHPDDMPHMADIEDRVISGPGGSVPIRIYRPTRVNPCPVLVYFHGGGMVLGSNHSFEPLARTLAAVSDATVVSVEYRLAPEAPAPAQFEDACAATSYVAANADALRVDARRLAVIGDSAGGSLAAAVALAARDRGGPSICCQVLLYPGLDRNMTCESIRSMPDAPMLRRADIDYMHELADRGVTTAPDEYRFPAMATDLSGLPPAIVVTAAYDPIRDWGERYAARLRDAGVQTTLTRYPGIYHGFLMRSDATARGRLAVAEVGALLRAKFATPLPF; encoded by the coding sequence ATGCAGTACCGACTGGACCCGGATGCCGCCGCGCGCGTCGCGGCGTTCGGGACCGTCGCACCGATGCGTGAGCGGGGTCTGGCCGAAGTCCGCCGGACGCTCGAATCGGCGCCGCACCCCGACGACATGCCGCACATGGCCGACATCGAGGACCGCGTCATCTCCGGCCCTGGCGGATCGGTCCCGATCCGGATCTATCGGCCGACGCGCGTCAACCCCTGCCCCGTTCTGGTCTACTTCCACGGCGGCGGAATGGTATTGGGCTCCAACCACTCGTTCGAACCGCTCGCCCGGACACTGGCCGCGGTGAGCGATGCCACGGTGGTGTCCGTCGAGTACCGGCTGGCGCCCGAGGCGCCCGCGCCGGCGCAGTTCGAGGACGCCTGTGCGGCCACCTCGTACGTCGCCGCCAACGCCGACGCGCTTCGGGTCGACGCCCGCCGCCTGGCCGTCATCGGTGACAGCGCGGGCGGCTCGCTGGCCGCGGCCGTCGCGCTGGCCGCGCGCGATCGCGGCGGCCCGTCGATCTGCTGTCAGGTGCTGCTGTACCCGGGCCTGGACCGCAATATGACGTGTGAGTCGATCCGCAGCATGCCCGACGCGCCGATGCTGCGCCGTGCGGACATCGACTACATGCACGAACTCGCCGACCGGGGGGTTACCACGGCGCCGGACGAATACCGGTTCCCCGCAATGGCAACCGACCTGTCCGGGCTGCCGCCGGCCATCGTCGTCACCGCCGCCTATGACCCGATCCGCGACTGGGGCGAGCGGTACGCGGCGCGGCTGCGTGACGCCGGGGTGCAGACGACCCTGACCCGCTATCCGGGCATTTACCACGGGTTTTTGATGCGTTCGGATGCCACGGCCAGGGGCCGGTTGGCGGTGGCCGAGGTCGGTGCGCTGCTGCGCGCCAAATTCGCCACCCCGCTCCCCTTCTAG
- a CDS encoding SDR family oxidoreductase: MDARATFGGGVAVITGAGNGIGAGLARHAAGLGMTVVLVDVDADAIAALREELPGSTDVVCDVRDPEALEAVAAQVYSDIGPVRLLVNNAGVEQFGYLWDIPVANWDRLVDINVSGVFYGIRAFLPRMVAADTPAWVWNLSSIGGVVAMPLQTPYIMSKHAVLALTECLRLEVELAGHADRIHVQAVLPGAVRSNIFEAAGGVDDGDVAAAESHRAAMLDIRNSAMDPLQAARVMFDQSAAGEFYLLTQPEYVGNAMAERAAVLAERRAPALRTKQRFDPARQ; the protein is encoded by the coding sequence GTGGACGCACGGGCAACATTCGGCGGCGGTGTCGCGGTCATCACCGGCGCCGGCAACGGAATCGGTGCCGGGCTGGCCCGGCACGCCGCCGGGCTGGGCATGACCGTGGTGTTGGTCGACGTCGACGCCGACGCCATCGCCGCGCTGCGCGAGGAACTGCCCGGCTCGACGGACGTGGTGTGCGACGTGCGCGACCCGGAAGCGCTCGAAGCTGTTGCCGCGCAGGTCTACTCCGATATCGGCCCGGTACGGCTGCTGGTCAACAACGCGGGCGTCGAACAGTTCGGGTATCTGTGGGACATCCCCGTGGCCAACTGGGACCGGCTGGTCGACATCAACGTCAGCGGGGTGTTCTACGGGATCCGCGCATTTTTGCCCCGCATGGTGGCCGCCGACACCCCGGCGTGGGTGTGGAACCTGTCGTCGATCGGCGGGGTCGTCGCGATGCCGTTGCAGACGCCCTACATCATGAGCAAGCACGCGGTGCTGGCGCTGACAGAGTGCCTTCGCCTCGAAGTGGAACTGGCCGGACACGCCGACCGGATCCACGTGCAGGCGGTGCTCCCCGGCGCGGTCAGGTCGAACATCTTCGAGGCGGCCGGCGGGGTCGACGACGGCGACGTAGCGGCCGCCGAATCACACCGGGCAGCGATGTTGGACATCAGGAACTCGGCGATGGATCCGCTGCAGGCCGCACGCGTGATGTTCGATCAGTCGGCGGCCGGCGAGTTCTACCTGCTGACCCAGCCCGAGTACGTCGGCAACGCGATGGCCGAACGGGCCGCGGTCCTGGCTGAGCGCCGCGCACCGGCCCTGCGCACCAAGCAGCGATTCGACCCCGCTCGGCAGTGA
- a CDS encoding nuclear transport factor 2 family protein: MSNDITLSEVQEFIAAFWYHYDQGHFAELGARLGDEMEYLSRSDSGNCPFEDLLAAELHGKDDTLAWLTQHRNENPYPLRHHATNIFRTGVDGAVTTARFYLYVNQVTNNVPFDVSSGVVDVGIRRADGGLVFTSMTVILDAEDSIPFAEHAAKTAATASAGS, from the coding sequence ATGAGTAACGACATCACGCTGTCCGAGGTCCAGGAGTTCATCGCTGCCTTCTGGTACCACTACGACCAGGGCCATTTCGCCGAACTCGGCGCCCGGCTCGGCGACGAGATGGAGTACCTGAGCCGATCCGACTCGGGCAACTGCCCGTTCGAGGACCTGCTGGCCGCCGAACTGCACGGTAAAGACGACACATTGGCGTGGCTGACCCAGCACCGCAACGAGAACCCCTACCCGCTGCGTCACCATGCGACCAACATCTTCCGCACCGGCGTGGACGGCGCGGTGACCACCGCCCGCTTCTACCTGTATGTCAACCAGGTGACCAACAACGTCCCGTTCGACGTGTCCAGCGGGGTCGTCGACGTGGGCATCCGACGCGCCGACGGCGGTCTGGTCTTCACGTCGATGACGGTGATCCTCGACGCCGAGGACTCGATCCCGTTCGCCGAGCACGCCGCCAAGACCGCCGCGACGGCTTCGGCCGGTTCGTAA